One genomic window of Melanotaenia boesemani isolate fMelBoe1 chromosome 20, fMelBoe1.pri, whole genome shotgun sequence includes the following:
- the arg2 gene encoding arginase-2, mitochondrial yields the protein MALRGPLSRLLRAQFSHTCQQSRDQSVAILGAPFSRGQKRRGVEHGPKVIRDAGLIERLSSLDYSVHDFGDLSFHLLEKDEPYMDVKFPRTVGAANKMLSGAVSRAVGAGHTFLMLGGDHSLAIGSVSGHAQQCPDLCLIWVDAHADINTPMTSPSGNLHGQPVAFMLKELQDKMPDIPGFSWTKPFLSSCDLVYIGLRDVDPGEYHILKNLGIQYFTMRDIDRLGIQRVMEVTLDHLLARKQRPIHLSFDIDAFDPSLAPATGTPVNGGLTYREGIYITEEIHNTGLLSAMDLVEVNPILGASPEAVEATASLAVDVIASSLGQTREGAHASIDAIPTEKNDTEQLCL from the exons ATGGCATTGAGAGGACCACTTTCCCGTCTTCTCAGAGCTCAGTTCAGCCACACTTGCCAGCAAAGCAGAGATCAGTCAGTGGCTATTCTAGGCGCCCCGTTCTCAAGAGGACAG aAAAGAAGAGGAGTGGAGCACGGGCCTAAAGTCATCAGAGATGCGGGTCTCATCGAGAGGCTGTCCAGTTTAG aCTATTCTGTCCACGACTTTGGCGACCTCAGCTTCCACCTCCTTGAGAAAGATGAGCCCTACATGGATGTGAAGTTTCCTCGAACTGTGGGTGCTGCAAATAAGATGCTGTCCGGCGCAGTGAGCAGAGCTGTGGGTGCTGGTCATACCTTCCTCATGCTGGGAGGTGACCACAG CCTTGCTATTGGATCAGTGAGTGGCCACGCCCAGCAGTGTCCTGACCTATGTCTCATCTGGGTCGACGCTCATGCAGACATAAACACGCCCATGACTTCGCCGTCAGGAAACCTTCATGGCCAGCCTGTGGCGTTCATGCTGAAAGAGCTGCAAGACAAG ATGCCAGATATTCCCGGGTTCTCATGGACTAAGCCATTCCTTTCTTCGTGTGACCTGGTGTACATCGGGCTGCGGGACGTTGACCCTGGAGAGTA CCACATCCTGAAGAATCTGGGCATTCAGTACTTCACTATGAGGGATATCGACAGACTTGGCATCCAAAGGGTCATGGAAGTCACTCTTGACCATCTTCTGGCAAG AAAGCAGCGACCGATCCACTTGAGCTTTGACATAGACGCTTTCGACCCATCCCTGGCCCCCGCCACAGGAACGCCAGTAAACGGAGGTTTGACCTACAGAGAGGGAatctacatcacagaggaaaTTCACAACACAG GTCTGCTGTCAGCCATGGACCTGGTAGAAGTAAACCCCATCCTGGGGGCAAGCCCTGAAGCAGTGGAGGCCACCGCTTCACTAGCGGTGGACGTCATCGCGTCGTCACTCGGACAGACGAGAGAAGGCGCTCACGCATCCATTGATGCAATACCCACTGAGAAAAACGACACAGAGCAGCTTTGCCTCTGA
- the rdh12 gene encoding retinol dehydrogenase 12 isoform X2 → MMFLLLIIAGLGVVTLLVISFAPHIRYAAGGVCKSTSRLDGKTVLITGANTGIGKETALDLAIRGARVIMACRDVEKGEETAASIRAVYSRAQVEVRELDLADTCSIRAFAQRFLREVNHLHILINNAGVMMCPYMKTIDGFEMHIGVNHLGHFLLTYLLIGLLKRSAPARIVVVSSLAHNFGWIRFHDLHSQGSYNSGLAYCQSKLANVLFARELARRLKGTNVTVNSVHPGTVNSDLTRHSTLMTILFTVFSMFLKTPREGAQTSIYCAVADELHSISGKHFSDCAPAFVAPQGRSEETSRRLWDVSCELLGIEWD, encoded by the exons ATGATGTTTCTCTTATTAATTATCGCGGGCCTCGGGGTGGTGACGCTGCTGGTGATTTCATTTGCACCACACATACG GTATGCAGCAGGAGGAGTGTGCAAGTCCACATCTAGGCTAGATGGGAAGACGGTGCTTATCACTGGAGCCAATACTGGGATTGGGAAGGAAACTGCTCTGGACCTGGCAATACGAG GGGCTCGGGTGATCATGGCGTGCCGAGACGTGGAAAAGGGCGAGGAGACTGCAGCCAGTATACGAGCTGTGTACTCCAGAGCACAAGTGGAGGTTCGAGAGCTTGACTTGGCAGATACCTGCTCCATACGAGCCTTTGCTCAGAGGTTTTTGAGAG AGGTCAACCATCTTCATATTCTTATCAACAATGCTGGAGTGATGATGTGCCCCTATATGAAAACTATCGATGGCTTTGAAATGCATATTGGAGTCAATCATTTGG GTCACTTCTTGTTGACGTACCTCCTGATCGGGCTGTTGAAGCGCAGCGCGCCAGCCCGCATCGTGGTGGTCTCCTCTCTGGCGCACAACTTTGGCTGGATCCGTTTCCATGACCTTCACAGCCAGGGCAGCTATAACAGCGGATTAGCATACTGCCAGAGCAAACTGGCCAATGTACTCTTTGCCAGAGAACTGGCTCGCAGACTCAAAG GTACTAATGTGACAGTGAACTCAGTCCACCCGGGCACAGTGAACTCAGACTTGACCAGACACTCGACTCTCATGACAATATTGTTCACCGTCTTCTCCATGTTCCTGAAAACCCCGCGGGAAGGAGCACAAACCAGCATATACTGTGCCGTGGCAGATGAACTGCACTCTATCTCTGGGAAACACTTCAG CGACTGCGCCCCTGCCTTTGTAGCCCCTCAGGGAAGGAGCGAAGAGACATCGAGGAGACTGTGGGACGTCAGCTGTGAGCTCCTCGGTATCGAGTGGGACTGA
- the vti1b gene encoding vesicle transport through interaction with t-SNAREs homolog 1B has translation MSSEEFEKLHEIYRSLYDELKLMPEKAMQSHGEERKRLVRTFDERQGEAEEVLQGMEEELRAAPLSYRNTMGTKLRLYRRDLGKLQRDMKNSAPGFGSSSQTLLGSNQGIYSSQNQQSTHQQSQRALLLQGSEHLNNASQSIERSQRLAAETEQIGTDIIEELGEQREQLDRARDRLVNTGENLSRSRKILRSMSRRLMTNKLLLAVIILMELAILGAVVYLKFFRKGN, from the exons ATGTCGTCGGAGGAATTCGAGAAGTTGCACGAAATTTACAGATCTCTCTACGATGAGCTGAAGCTAATGCCAGAGAAGGCTATGCAATCTCACGGAG aggagaggaagaggttGGTGAGGACCTTCGATGAGAGGCAGGGGGAGGCTGAGGAAGTG TTACAGGGGATGGAAGAGGAGCTGCGTGCTGCCCCTCTGTCCTACAGAAATACTATGGGTACAAAGCTGCGGCTTTATCGCAGGGATCTTGGTAAACTACAGAGGGACATGAAAAATTCTGCACCCGGATTTGGTTCTTCTTCACAAACACTGCTAGGGAGTAATCAAGGCATTTATTCATCACAAAATCAACAAAGT ACACACCAGCAGTCCCAGAGAGCTCTGCTGCTCCAAGGATCAGAACATCTGAACAATGCCAGCCAGAGTATTGAACGAAGTCAGCGTCTTGCTGCAGAAACTGAGCAGATCGGTACAGATATCATTGAGGAGCTGGGAGAACAGAGGGAGCAGCTGGACCGAGCCAGAGATAGA TTGGTAAATACAGGTGAGAACCTCAGTCGGAGTAGAAAAATTCTCCGTTCCATGTCACGACG GCTGATGACAAACAAGCTGCTTCTAGCTGTCATCATTTTAATGGAGTTGGCCATTCTGGGTGCTGTGGTTTACCTGAAGTTCTTCCGAAAAGGAAACTAA
- the rdh12 gene encoding retinol dehydrogenase 12 isoform X1, protein MMFLLLIIAGLGVVTLLVISFAPHIRRYAAGGVCKSTSRLDGKTVLITGANTGIGKETALDLAIRGARVIMACRDVEKGEETAASIRAVYSRAQVEVRELDLADTCSIRAFAQRFLREVNHLHILINNAGVMMCPYMKTIDGFEMHIGVNHLGHFLLTYLLIGLLKRSAPARIVVVSSLAHNFGWIRFHDLHSQGSYNSGLAYCQSKLANVLFARELARRLKGTNVTVNSVHPGTVNSDLTRHSTLMTILFTVFSMFLKTPREGAQTSIYCAVADELHSISGKHFSDCAPAFVAPQGRSEETSRRLWDVSCELLGIEWD, encoded by the exons ATGATGTTTCTCTTATTAATTATCGCGGGCCTCGGGGTGGTGACGCTGCTGGTGATTTCATTTGCACCACACATACG AAGGTATGCAGCAGGAGGAGTGTGCAAGTCCACATCTAGGCTAGATGGGAAGACGGTGCTTATCACTGGAGCCAATACTGGGATTGGGAAGGAAACTGCTCTGGACCTGGCAATACGAG GGGCTCGGGTGATCATGGCGTGCCGAGACGTGGAAAAGGGCGAGGAGACTGCAGCCAGTATACGAGCTGTGTACTCCAGAGCACAAGTGGAGGTTCGAGAGCTTGACTTGGCAGATACCTGCTCCATACGAGCCTTTGCTCAGAGGTTTTTGAGAG AGGTCAACCATCTTCATATTCTTATCAACAATGCTGGAGTGATGATGTGCCCCTATATGAAAACTATCGATGGCTTTGAAATGCATATTGGAGTCAATCATTTGG GTCACTTCTTGTTGACGTACCTCCTGATCGGGCTGTTGAAGCGCAGCGCGCCAGCCCGCATCGTGGTGGTCTCCTCTCTGGCGCACAACTTTGGCTGGATCCGTTTCCATGACCTTCACAGCCAGGGCAGCTATAACAGCGGATTAGCATACTGCCAGAGCAAACTGGCCAATGTACTCTTTGCCAGAGAACTGGCTCGCAGACTCAAAG GTACTAATGTGACAGTGAACTCAGTCCACCCGGGCACAGTGAACTCAGACTTGACCAGACACTCGACTCTCATGACAATATTGTTCACCGTCTTCTCCATGTTCCTGAAAACCCCGCGGGAAGGAGCACAAACCAGCATATACTGTGCCGTGGCAGATGAACTGCACTCTATCTCTGGGAAACACTTCAG CGACTGCGCCCCTGCCTTTGTAGCCCCTCAGGGAAGGAGCGAAGAGACATCGAGGAGACTGTGGGACGTCAGCTGTGAGCTCCTCGGTATCGAGTGGGACTGA